A genomic stretch from Nitrospirota bacterium includes:
- a CDS encoding cytochrome c oxidase subunit 3, whose translation MIEGPGIEIEAVHRDPVGSRMGMWLFLFTEFFLFVVLFIIFFVYRSRYPEDFHHASGNLSVLIATANTLILLTSSFFMATSVWAIRVGKKHLAILALLATIFLAIVFLVNKYIEWSEKIGHGIYPGATGMKDLLKGEGLFYNLYFIMTGLHGLHVAGGIILLSVMVVFVVRDKIVMKDFAILENSGLYWHLIDIIWIYLFSFFYLVT comes from the coding sequence ATGATTGAAGGACCCGGCATTGAAATAGAAGCGGTACATCGGGACCCTGTTGGTTCCCGTATGGGAATGTGGCTTTTTCTCTTTACAGAGTTTTTTTTATTTGTCGTACTTTTCATAATATTCTTTGTCTACCGCAGCCGCTACCCGGAGGATTTCCACCATGCATCGGGAAATCTAAGTGTCCTTATCGCAACTGCAAATACCCTCATACTCCTGACGAGCAGTTTCTTCATGGCAACATCAGTATGGGCCATAAGGGTGGGGAAGAAACACCTGGCTATACTGGCCCTCTTGGCAACCATATTCCTGGCGATAGTCTTCCTGGTGAATAAATATATCGAGTGGAGTGAAAAGATCGGCCACGGTATATACCCGGGGGCAACCGGGATGAAAGACCTCTTAAAGGGCGAAGGTCTATTCTACAACCTCTACTTTATAATGACTGGACTTCACGGCCTTCACGTGGCAGGAGGTATAATATTACTCTCTGTTATGGTGGTCTTTGTAGTCAGGGATAAGATAGTGATGAAGGATTTTGCCATACTCGAAAACTCAGGACTTTACTGGCATCTGATAGACATTATCTGGATTTATCTATTCTCATTCTTTTATCTGGTTACATAG